In Acidisarcina polymorpha, the DNA window GGGCCGTATGGACAAATTCGTGGGTCATGGTCCAGTCGTCGGCCAGATCTCGCTCGGTCACATGGCGACCGATGCGCATGCGTATGAATCCCTGGAAGCCACCGACGTTTCTCCAAGTTGTACCGTGAATAGAGTTCTCCTGACCGGAGTCGGGAATTACTTGAACACACACCCTCTGAACCGGGAATCTACCGTAGTAGACGGTCACCGCGCGGGCACCCCGCTCGATCCAGGAGAGGAGTTGTGACGGCTGGACGTCCATGTTTCCCGGGACGAGATCGACCTCGATCGTCGCGCCACCAATTGACAGGACTTGCGTCACGCCGGTCATTCGATCAGAGCTACGGGAGAAAGGCATTTTCGCCTCTTTAACTTGCTCCTCACCCGTAAAGCTGCGGGGAGCCAATAGCGCTGACAACACCAGAACCAACAGTGATCGTCTTACCATCGCTATCTCTCCCTACAACAATCGCCGTCGGTTCTACCCTAAGATCCAAGATGGCGACAAGGATCGTGTTTGGATCAGATCTCTCCACATCACCAGATTGCTCCTGAACCTCCTTGGGATTACGGTTTAGCTCAGAGACCGGGTGCGCTGTTGCCGTTGTCCCACAGTACGGGAATCAACAGCTATGCTTCTTTCGGGGTGACAAGGAATGATCAGGGTATGTGCGAAGAGACAGCAACAAACGAGATGTCTCGGCTCGGTATCTCTGAATACCGCTCCTGGAACGCTTGAAGAGTGCTGCCTTGCCGGATCGAGATCCGCCTTCGTCATGCCAAACGTTGTATCTCCTCCTCGAGGCGTACGTGCAGCCGCTCCCCGAAACCCAATGGCAGCTCGAAGACTCGTTCGTCAGCGGTGAGGATCAGAATATTTCGAGTGGAATCCAGAACTGCAGAGCAAATCTCACAGTGTTCCAGATGCAGCTGGACTTTGTTTCGTTCTGAAGCTTTCAGGTTATTGTCGAGGTAAGCAGAGATGTATTCCCAGACTTGCTTGCAGGCTATAACCAAGGGAACCACCTCCGCTTAGGATTGACTTGTTTCAAATGTGGTGCAAGTGCTTTTTGTAACATCATTCGGGCGCGGTGAAATCTGACTTTAACGGAGCTGCGGAGATGTCGATAGCCTCTGCCGATTCATTCACACTCAAGTTCTCTACGTCTGCCCAGGTTCCGGAGGCTTTGAGGAATGCCTCCTGCGCGGCATCTTCTGTGTCGGCCTTGTCCTGGAGCATGGAGAATACCATCGCGTAGACACTTCGCTCATAGGGTCGAGTTAGATCTTGAAAGAGGTGGGTCTCTCCACTCACGATGGAAGCTATGATCTGCATGTCGTCAACAACCTGGGCGGTATTAACCATCACTTGGCTGTACCTACGTTCCAACGTTTTGCGAGCAACGCATCGAGAGAAAATATTCCTGCACCAAACACCAGCACCATGGCGGAAGCAAAGAGAAATGTGTATGGATCCGCAACGTAAAACTTTCCGGGGTCGGAAAACACTGAGAGCAATGCCTCCTTGTCCGCGGTCCAATATGCAACCAGCATGTTTACGGTGAGTACGAGTCCGATTAGTCTCGAACCCAATCCTAAAATGAGTAAAATGCCACCGACAAACTCGAGGCCTGATACGAAGTGCGCCGTAAGTCCCGGGGCCGGCAGGTTGAGGCTCGTGAAAAAGTCGGTCACTTTGTCGAGGTGGTGCAACTTCCCCCATCCCGACTGTGCAAACTGCCATCCCCAATAGAGCCGTACAGCCAGGAGAAACGGGGATTGAAGCTTCAAGATCCAGCCCGAAAATCGCAAATACAAATCGAGCAAAGCCTTCATAACTTCCTCTTTCAAATTCGGGCGTTATCGCGTCGAGCGATCTTGAGCTGCCCAACATATACACGGAAGGTGACATCTTCTCGACTTCCTACCGTTACGCTCAGTTAGAGTTCTTGCTTGATGATTTGTTACAGAGGATCTTGATTGTCTTGCCGTCGGCATGAACATTTAGCGTTTCCAACCCGTTTAGAAAGCTCGTCAACTCTGCGCGGGTCGCCTCTAATGAGCGTCTGCGACCGCACTCACGAGCCTGTGGATCGCAATCGCAGCATCGACATGAACTGCGCCTAGGAGACAGTTATAGGTATTTCCCGTCTCTCAGAGTGGCCGTAACCTTTATCCCTTCGAGCACTCCAATGTGCAGCCCACAGGAAAGTACGAGGGTTACGAATGATTGGCTCCCTCGCTCCTAATTGCTTTCCGGTCGCTGCGATTTCAGTCGCAGCCAACCGTCAATGCCCACGCCGGTAGGCGCGGCTCAACCAATGAAAGGATTAACCTCATGAATCACTCAGTGAAATCGCTCGCTTTGGCCGCTGCGTTCGCAGGCTTGATTGGCGGCACCACCGTTCGCTTGAACGCTCAGACGGCCGAGTCTAACGGCAGTTCGGTTCAGTCCACGCACGCCGGCGTTCTGCTGATCCAGGATAAGCCGCTGCCCAAGCATGCGTGCAAAGGACAGAACGACTGTAAGGGGCAGGGCGGCGGCAAGAATGCCGGCAAGAACGATTGCAAGGGCAAGGGCGGCTGCGCCACCGACGGTTCCAAGCCGCCAAAGGCCGCTTAACATGTCGCGTTGTCTGGAGGCTTGGATTCCTATCAAGCCTCCAGGTTTATCCTTCTTTAAGTGTTCGGAGGGGACACATGCCAGCCAACCGCTTCAATGGGTTCACGGACTACGGGGTCGGGATCGGTCTACGCGTTCCGCACTACGAGCACATTTTTTCACACAAGCCCGTCGTCGACTGGTTTGAGATTATCTCCGAGAACTATATGGTCGACGGTGGCAGGGCGCTGCAGGTGCTCGACGACATCCTCGATCAATACAGGGTCGTGCAGCACGGGGTTTCAATGTATTTCGGCTGTGCGCAACCGTTGAACCGGGAGCATCTGAAACGTCTCAAAGAATTGACACGACGGACAAAGACGCCGTGGCTCTCTGACCATCTTTGCTGGGGAAGCGTGGATGGGCGTTATACGCACGACCTCTTACCGATCCCCTACACCTTCGAAGCTGTGAAGATAACCGCGGCAAGGATCAGGCAGGTCCAGGATTTCCTTGAGATTCCAATCGCTGTCGAAAATGTAAGTAGTTATGCGGAGTTCAACGAATCCCAGATGACCGAGTGGGAATTTCTCAACGAGGTAGTCGAGGCAGCCGATTGCGGAATTCTCCTCGATGTCAACAACATCTACGTCTCTTCGCAAAATCATACTTTCAACCCCTTCGATTACGTCAACAGCGTTCCCGTCGAGCGCGTTGCGCAAATCCATATCGCCGGGCATTCCAAGTTTGAAAAGTACATCCTCGACACTCATGATCACCCGGTGCTGGATCCAGTCTGGAGCCTGTACCAACGCACGATCGAGCGTGTGGGGCATACCGCTACTCTGCTCGAGTGGGACGACAATATTCCTTCCTTTGATGAGGTACATGGGGAAGCGTTGAAAGCAAACAGGTATCTGGAACCAACCGAGACCGCTACGCAAGCCGAAGCGCAGATAGTCTATGAGGTGGTCCACTCATGACACTGCTTGAGTTGCAACGCCGGATGGCGGAAGACGTTATGCGGCCTCTGAGTCCTGATTTTCAAATGCAGACGACGACTGAGGATGGACGTTCGATCGCGGCGATCGCCGAAGGTTACATCAAGCCGAACGAGCGCTTGTCCTCGTTCGACCGGCTTGAGATATACAACCGCCAGTACTGGTTTCGGGTCATCACCGCGGTCGCAGAAGACTTCCCGGCTTTGAATGCGGTTCTTGGAAGCGACGCTTTCGATGTGTTGGTGCTTGCGTACCTTCGCGACAACCCTTCGTCCTCTTTTACGCTCCGCGACCTCGGCTCCAGGCTTCCGGAATGGCTTCAGGATCACGCCGAGTTCACCTCCGGCAACCACGATCTGGCAGTGGATATTGCACGGTTGGAGTGGGCCTACGTGGAGGCGTTCGATCGAGCGGCCATCCCCCCGGTAAATGGTGCGGATTTCGCGGGCTTCGACGGCGAGACAAGGCTTAGCCTCCAGCCGCATTTACAACTGCTCAATCTGAAATATCCCGTGGACGAGCTCGTTCTCGCCGTACATAGGGAGAACGCTCTCAGCGACATCATGAGCAACGCAATCTCCAAGCGGCGCCAAACATCGGAGGCTGACCTGCCGGAATTGCCCCGTCAGGACATCTATCTTGCAGTCCACCGTTACGACAACTCCGTCTACTATAGGCGCATTGATCGCGAAGCCTTTCTCTTGCTGTCCTCTCTTCAGTCCGGCAACTCTCTCGGTTCTGCTCTCGAATCAGCCTTTCAGGATGGCACGTATACCGCAGAGGATCAGACCGCTAAAATTCAGGAGTATTTTGCGCACGCCGCCGAGCTGGGATGGTTCTGTATAGCGACTCCGAAGTAACAGGATCACTTCTCGGCCGGCTTACGCATTGATGCCGTGATCGCCTTATTGCACCGGCAGATCGAGTCCTGCAATGGAAAGGTAGGTGGGTGGAAGTCCCCTGAGGATAACGTAGGCTAATTTTTGCCCATTTCGATTTGAGTTTTGGCGATGGAGGTTGGTACAAGCAGGAGGAGCGAGGCCTCTGGGAGGCTTGTGTGATGGAGCCGACAACGCTCAGCATGGCTCCAGACGTAAAAGATTTCTCATACCGCGGCTCTGATCCTGCACGCAGTTGGTTCCGAATATGGGTACGGTTTTAGCACCATGGAGATCACCGGGCCAATCCATTCTGCAAGAGATACGCTTGGCCAAACGGAGACTTGTATAAGATGGCTGAAACCAGCTTCTTTGCGAAGGTCTTCCATGATGGGTCGCCGCCGTGCCGCCGTTTTGCTTTCGCTTTGTCTCGCTTCGTTGTGGGTTGGCGCATTGAGCCTGTTTGCCCAAACCGTTCCGGATATGCGCTGGCGCATGATCGGGCCGTTCCGGGGCGGCCGCACACGCGCTGCTACCGGCGTTCCCGGCGAGCCGAACGTCTTCTATGTCGGGCAGGTGGATGGCGGCGTCTGGAAGTCAACCGACTACGGCCGCACCTGGCAGCCCATCTTCGACGCACAGCCCTCGCAGTCGATCGGCGCCATCGCGGTCGCGCCCTCCAACTCCAACATCGTCTATGTCGGCAGCGGCGAAGGGTTGCAGCGGCCTGACCTCTCAGTCGGCGACGGCATCTACCGTTCGGCGGATGCCGGCATGACCTGGCAGCACCTCGGGCTTCATGAAGGTCAGCAGATTCCCGCGCTAGCCATCGATCCGCGCGATCCCAATCGTGTCTACGCTGCTGTACTCGGGCATCCGTATGGACCCAACGAGGAACGTGGCATCTTCCGTTCCACCGATGGCGGGGCCACCTGGAAGAAGATTCTCTACAAGGACGCAAATACGGGCGGTGACGACATCGTGCTCGACCCGGCGAACCCAAACATCCTCTACGCGTCCTTGTGGGAGTCGCGGCTTGGCCCATGGGAAGACGGCAATCGGTATGAAGGCACCCACGGCGGCTTGTTCAAATCGACTGACGGCGGCGACACCTGGAAGCCGCTGACTAAGGGGCTTCCGGATAACCTGGTGCAGGCTCATATCGCGGTCGCGCCCAGCGACGAGAAGCGCTTGTACGCGACGATCGCAACGGTTAAGCAAGGCGGGTATGCCTCGGGCGCTGGCCTTGGAGTCTATCGCTCAGACGATGCCGGCGAAAACTGGTACAAGGTGACCGACGACCCCCGGCCGGCGATGAAGATCGGCGGTGGCGACCTGCCTGAGCCAGCTGTCGACCCGAAGAACGCCGACGTCGTCTACAGCGCCAGCATCGTCACCGTACGCTCAACCGATGGGGGCCACACCTGGATGAGCCTGCGCGGCGCACCCGGCGGCGACGATTACCAGAACCTGTGGATCAACCCGCTGCATCCGGAAATCGTCCTGCTCGTCAGCGATCAGGGCGCACTCGTCAGCGTCAACCGCGGCGAGAGCTGGAGCTCCTGGTACAACCAGCCGACGGCCCAGCTTTATCATGTCGCGGTGACCAACACCTTTCCCTACCTTGTCTGTGCGGGCCAACAGGAGAGCGGCTCAGTCTGCACCTCCAGCCGCAGCAACGACGGCACCATCACCTTCCGTGACTGGCACCCGGCCGGGGTCATTGAGTACGGCTACGTCGCACCCGACCCGCTGCATCCGGAGATCGTCTACGGGGCTGGGCGAACCGAGGTCTCAAAGTACAACATGATCACCGGCCAAGTGCAGAATGTGACGCCTTTGCCGACGCACGACCCGGAAATTCGCGCCGACCGCACCGAGCCCATCCTGTTCTCGCCCGTCGATCAGCATCTGCTCTTCAGCGCGACTAGTGTGCTCTTCGAGACAAAAGACTACGGGAAGACGTGGCGGAAGATCAGCCCGGATCTGAGCCGTGAACACTCTGGCCAGCCGGCTTCTTTGCCCGCGTTGCCGGAGAAAGATCAAGCCAAGCGCCGCGGCGCCATCTATTCGCTGGCGCCATCGTTCAAGTCCGTCGACGTGCTTTGGGCAGGAACCGACGATGGGCTTGTCTGGTCGACGCATGACCATGGCGCACACTGGAAGAACATCACGCCGCCTTCGCTGGCCGCGTGGAGCAAGGTTACGCAGATCTCGGCATCGCACTTCGACGACGCGACAGCGTATGTGTCGGTCAGCCGTATGCGCGTCGATGACCTGCAACCATACCTCTTCCGCACACACGACGGCGGCGCCACCTGGCAATCCATCGCCGCCGGACTGCCCGATGGCTCACCCGTCGATACGGTGCGAGAGGATCCAATCTGCAAAGGTCTGCTCTTCACCGGAACCGAGACATCGGTCTGGTATTCGATCGACGATGGAGACCACTGGCAGCCGCTGCAACTCAATCTGCCGCACACATCGATGCGCGACTTGGGCGTGAACGGAAACGACCTGATCGTCGCAACACATGGCCGCTCGTTCTGGATCCTCGACGATATCTCCCCGCTGCGGCAGCTTGCCGGCTTCAACCCCGATGCGGTCACGCTCTTCAAGCCCGGTGCGGCGTACCGCGTGCGGCGCAGCACCAATACAGACACACCTTTACCGATCGATGAGCCACAGGGAGAGAATCCTCCAGATGGCGCCGTTATCGACTATTCGCTGCCCACTTCCATTCGCGGAACAGTCACCCTCGAGATTCTTGATAGAGACGGCCAACTGGTGCGTAAATACGCCAGTACCGACGCGCCCTACGCGACGCCCGAGCAACTGGCGAAGCAGCTCATCCCGCTCTACTGGCTGAAGATGCCCGAGGCGCTCCCTGCCTCAGCCGGCATGCATCGCTGGTTGTGGGATATGCGTGCCACCACCCCCACGGCGACCAGCTATGAGTATCCCATCTCTGCCGTGCCGCACCGCACTCCGCGCGAACCGCAGGGAGTGCTGGCGCTGCCCGGCACGTACACCGTTCGTCTCACCGCCGGCGGCAAGGTACTGACGTCCCCCTTCGTTCTCAAGATGGATCCGCGCGTGAAGGCCTCGCCTGCGGACCTCACTGCCGTGCACACAACCGAGTCGAAGCTTGCAGCGTTGACCTCTTCGAGCGCTGAGGCTGCACTCGAAGCGCATTCGTTGCGCGAGCAGATTGCGAAGCTCACGAAAGATGCCCCCGCCCAACTCAAGGAGTCGCTTAAGCAATCAGATCAACAGCTCGAAACGCTGCTCGACGGTAAGCCAATGAAGCCAGCCAGTGAGGAAGTTCCTGGTCTCGACGATATTTCGAGTGAGGACGCTGAACTCTACAACCAGGTGGGACAGGTGGACGCCGCGCCGACAGCCGCACAGCAGAAGGCCGCGGCGCATGCAGGCGAAGAGACCGAAGCGGCCTTGCGTCAGTGGAACAAGTGGAAGCAAGCTTCGCTTACGAAGCTGAACGGCCAACTAACGGCGGCTCATCTCTCGCAGCTCGACCTGCAACAGCGGCCGG includes these proteins:
- a CDS encoding anti-sigma factor family protein; amino-acid sequence: MVPLVIACKQVWEYISAYLDNNLKASERNKVQLHLEHCEICSAVLDSTRNILILTADERVFELPLGFGERLHVRLEEEIQRLA
- a CDS encoding RNA polymerase sigma factor, translating into MMVNTAQVVDDMQIIASIVSGETHLFQDLTRPYERSVYAMVFSMLQDKADTEDAAQEAFLKASGTWADVENLSVNESAEAIDISAAPLKSDFTAPE
- a CDS encoding DoxX family protein, whose translation is MKALLDLYLRFSGWILKLQSPFLLAVRLYWGWQFAQSGWGKLHHLDKVTDFFTSLNLPAPGLTAHFVSGLEFVGGILLILGLGSRLIGLVLTVNMLVAYWTADKEALLSVFSDPGKFYVADPYTFLFASAMVLVFGAGIFSLDALLAKRWNVGTAK
- a CDS encoding DUF692 domain-containing protein encodes the protein MPANRFNGFTDYGVGIGLRVPHYEHIFSHKPVVDWFEIISENYMVDGGRALQVLDDILDQYRVVQHGVSMYFGCAQPLNREHLKRLKELTRRTKTPWLSDHLCWGSVDGRYTHDLLPIPYTFEAVKITAARIRQVQDFLEIPIAVENVSSYAEFNESQMTEWEFLNEVVEAADCGILLDVNNIYVSSQNHTFNPFDYVNSVPVERVAQIHIAGHSKFEKYILDTHDHPVLDPVWSLYQRTIERVGHTATLLEWDDNIPSFDEVHGEALKANRYLEPTETATQAEAQIVYEVVHS
- a CDS encoding DNA-binding domain-containing protein → MTLLELQRRMAEDVMRPLSPDFQMQTTTEDGRSIAAIAEGYIKPNERLSSFDRLEIYNRQYWFRVITAVAEDFPALNAVLGSDAFDVLVLAYLRDNPSSSFTLRDLGSRLPEWLQDHAEFTSGNHDLAVDIARLEWAYVEAFDRAAIPPVNGADFAGFDGETRLSLQPHLQLLNLKYPVDELVLAVHRENALSDIMSNAISKRRQTSEADLPELPRQDIYLAVHRYDNSVYYRRIDREAFLLLSSLQSGNSLGSALESAFQDGTYTAEDQTAKIQEYFAHAAELGWFCIATPK
- a CDS encoding WD40/YVTN/BNR-like repeat-containing protein, whose amino-acid sequence is MMGRRRAAVLLSLCLASLWVGALSLFAQTVPDMRWRMIGPFRGGRTRAATGVPGEPNVFYVGQVDGGVWKSTDYGRTWQPIFDAQPSQSIGAIAVAPSNSNIVYVGSGEGLQRPDLSVGDGIYRSADAGMTWQHLGLHEGQQIPALAIDPRDPNRVYAAVLGHPYGPNEERGIFRSTDGGATWKKILYKDANTGGDDIVLDPANPNILYASLWESRLGPWEDGNRYEGTHGGLFKSTDGGDTWKPLTKGLPDNLVQAHIAVAPSDEKRLYATIATVKQGGYASGAGLGVYRSDDAGENWYKVTDDPRPAMKIGGGDLPEPAVDPKNADVVYSASIVTVRSTDGGHTWMSLRGAPGGDDYQNLWINPLHPEIVLLVSDQGALVSVNRGESWSSWYNQPTAQLYHVAVTNTFPYLVCAGQQESGSVCTSSRSNDGTITFRDWHPAGVIEYGYVAPDPLHPEIVYGAGRTEVSKYNMITGQVQNVTPLPTHDPEIRADRTEPILFSPVDQHLLFSATSVLFETKDYGKTWRKISPDLSREHSGQPASLPALPEKDQAKRRGAIYSLAPSFKSVDVLWAGTDDGLVWSTHDHGAHWKNITPPSLAAWSKVTQISASHFDDATAYVSVSRMRVDDLQPYLFRTHDGGATWQSIAAGLPDGSPVDTVREDPICKGLLFTGTETSVWYSIDDGDHWQPLQLNLPHTSMRDLGVNGNDLIVATHGRSFWILDDISPLRQLAGFNPDAVTLFKPGAAYRVRRSTNTDTPLPIDEPQGENPPDGAVIDYSLPTSIRGTVTLEILDRDGQLVRKYASTDAPYATPEQLAKQLIPLYWLKMPEALPASAGMHRWLWDMRATTPTATSYEYPISAVPHRTPREPQGVLALPGTYTVRLTAGGKVLTSPFVLKMDPRVKASPADLTAVHTTESKLAALTSSSAEAALEAHSLREQIAKLTKDAPAQLKESLKQSDQQLETLLDGKPMKPASEEVPGLDDISSEDAELYNQVGQVDAAPTAAQQKAAAHAGEETEAALRQWNKWKQASLTKLNGQLTAAHLSQLDLQQRPETMPQSGDED